A window of the Fulvia fulva chromosome 11, complete sequence genome harbors these coding sequences:
- a CDS encoding Phosphatidylinositol 4,5-bisphosphate-binding protein SLM1 — protein MATGYGSVPPLNDAHAGRGYGGTQQADFAQGNPTQSSPLGQSAMQNHGLHNEHYDESNPASSVAGDGSLNRSASRASQSTTAIGAGGVSRNNTLKKKSSVRRTSSLKRSGSKRSLRAGSIKAYGDGLADNENFNSPFFTPVPTTGTPTEILANRFQAWRQLLKSLITYFREIHTSYETRAKALHKVSITIANISYPAVFMSQHGLGEATRILDDYHRRSVSEANKSREIENDVIGALSGLRSDLAQKIKEIKSLSGDFKNSVSKEQDLTRREVEKLQEALQHADHEDAMGKNDPYIVRLGVDRAIEKQIDEENYLHRAYLNLESSGRELESIVVGEIQKAYNALAGILKREGDDAYSAVEGLRTGPIAMPKDQEWNSFVRHDPHFVDPELPLRRIEDIDYPGKNAPAAAEIRSGMLERKSKYLKSYTPGWYVLSPTHLHEFKSADKIYSQPPVMSLYLLDQKLGSRSEPGSSSHKFMLKGKQSGGMHKGHNWVFRAESYDTMMAWFEDIRILTEKTGEERAVFVRKHARSVSGTSDRGTVSSDGMDEDEADQVPYSADAASLAEQNPVQQRPTRPQSGGRFPSDLMLRKTGTMSSTADGNDDSDDDDDAAAIAAAGVIGGSAVHDYGDKDPYHMPGVRSTSNYTDNTAGTGGGSYIEDVPAAYQQEYPQPPLPQQTVPAQQPTQQTAPVQTQTYALPTNAQQPVNQQQPFPVNEPADSTAANPSLAQPVRYNSAYGDWMVPAAAGVAGAGAGALGVETYSRHQKDATVPEILEKFPEFDGSQDGSQDAVAGSAAVPSYASDINPGLLPKEELSVSATPLPPAPIEQAVPSPIVPLGSIAAIAGTPPADISSPIKDLADESAPITANLEPVGSVAELPLGGNERKGAHETGQFFPRVIRHDTNLSISKLHVPGEWSKGPSA, from the exons ATGGCGACAGGATATGGCTCCGTGCCACCGTTGAACGATGCGCATGCAGGACGAGGATATGGCGGCACACAACAAGCCGACTTCGCCCAGGGCAACCCAACCCAGAGCTCTCCCCTCGGGCAGTCCGCCATGCAGAACCACGGCCTACACAACGAGCACTACGACGAGAGCAACCCCGCCTCGTCGGTGGCAGGAGATGGGAGTCTCAACAGATCAGCCTCGCGAGCGTCGCAGAGCACCACTGCCATCGGCGCTGGAGGCGTCTCGCGTAACAACACGCTCAAGAAGAAGAGCAGCGTGCGCCGAACGAGCAGCTTGAAGCGTAGTGGCAGCAAGCGCAGTCTCAGGGCTGGTAGCATCAAGGCTTATGGTGACGGCCTTGCGGACAACGAGAACTTCAACAGCCCCTTCTTCACTCCAGTACCCACCACCGGCACACCCACCGAAATCCTGGCGAATCGCTTCCAAGCATGGAGACAGCTGCTCAAATCACTCATCACCTACTTCCGCGAGATTCACACTTCCTACGAGACACGCGCGAAAGCACTCCACAAGGTGTCCATCACCATCGCGAACATCTCCTACCCGGCAGTGTTCATGAGCCAGCATGGACTTGGCGAGGCGACACGCATCCTGGACGACTACCATCGGCGATCCGTTTCCGAAGCGAACAAGTCACGAGAAATCGAGAATGACGTTATTGGCGCATTGAGCGGCCTGCGCAGCGATCTCGCACAGAAGATCAAGGAGATCAAGAGCTTGAGCGGTGACTTTAAGAACTCGGTATCAAAGGAGCAGGACCTCACTCGCAGAGAGGTTGAGAAGCTACAAGAGGCGCTCCAGCATGCCGATCATGAGGATGCCATGGGCAAGAACGATCCATACATTGTCCGACTTGGCGTGGACAGAGCTATTGAGAAGCAGATCGACGAGGAGAACTACCTCCACCGG GCATACCTGAACCTGGAGAGCTCTGGCCGTGAGCTTGAATCGATCGTGGTTGGCGAGATTCAGAAAGCTTACAACGCACTGGCCGGTATCCTCAAACGCGAGGGCGATGATGCCTACAGTGCTGTCGAGGGCTTGCGCACTGGTCCGATTGCCATGCCCAAAGACCAGGAATGGAACAGCTTCGTCCGCCACGATCCTCACTTCGTCGACCCGGAATTGCCACTTCGACGTATAGAAGACATCGACTACCCAGGCAAGAACGCGCCAGCTGCGGCCGAGATACGATCTGGTATGCTTGAGCGCAAGAGCAAGTACTTGAAGTCGTACACACCTGGGTGGTATGTGCTGTCACCGACACATCTGCACGAGTTCAAATCGGCGGACAAGATCTACTCGCAACCACCAGTCATGTCCCTGTACTTGCTCGATCAGAAGTTGGGGTCGCGCTCAGAGCCAGGTTCGTCGAGCCACAAGTTCATGCTGAAGGGCAAGCAGTCAGGTGGCATGCACAAGGGCCACAACTGGGTCTTCCGTGCCGAGAGCTACGATACTATGATGGCGTGGTTCGAGGACATTAGAATCTTGACCGAGAAGACTGGCGAGGAGCGTGCCGTGTTCGTTCGCAAGCATGCTAGAAGCGTCAGCGGTACAAGTGATCGCGGCACAGTCAGCAGCGATGGCATGGATGAGGATGAAGCTGATCAGGTGCCATACTCTGCCGATGCTGCAAGCTTGGCCGAGCAGAATCCGGTGCAGCAGAGGCCTACAAGGCCACAGTCAG GCGGCCGATTCCCGTCTGATCTCATGCTTCGCAAGACAGGCACCATGAGCTCGACTGCCGATGGAAACGACGACAgcgatgatgatgatgatgccGCCGCCATTGCTGCAGCAGGTGTCATTGGTGGTTCTGCGGTGCACGACTATGGTGACAAGGACCCATACCACATGCCAGGAGTCCGATCGACCTCCAACTACACCGACAACACTGCTGGTACAGGTGGTGGCAGCTACATTGAAGATGTTCCTGCGGCCTACCAACAAGAGTATCCTCAGCCGCCACTGCCTCAACAGACCGTCCCGGCGCAGCAACCCACCCAGCAGACTGCACCTGTTCAGACACAGACCTACGCGCTTCCGACCAACGCTCAACAGCCAGTCAACCAGCAGCAGCCTTTTCCAGTCAATGAGCCAGCGGACTCCACCGCCGCCAATCCTTCGCTGGCTCAACCGGTCAGGTACAATAGTGCTTACGGCGATTGGATGGTGCCAGCAGCTGCAGGAGTAGCTGGAGCAGGCGCTGGCGCGTTGGGCGTGGAGACGTATAGTCGTCATCAGAAAGATGCCACGGTTCCCGAGATATTGGAGAAGTTCCCAGAGTTTGATGGCTCACAAGACGGCTCACAAGATGCCGTGGCAGGAAGTGCTGCTGTCCCTTCATACGCATCGGACATCAACCCTGGCCTGCTGCCGAAAGAGGAGCTCTCTGTGAGTGCTACACCACTCCCACCTGCGCCGATCGAGCAAGCAGTGCCCAGTCCAATAGTGCCCCTGGGATCCATAGCAGCGATCGCAGGCACACCACCAGCAGACATATCCTCGCCCATCAAGGACCTGGCGGACGAGAGCGCGCCGATTACCGCCAACCTAGAGCCCGTCGGCTCAGTCGCCGAGCTCCCCCTCGGCGGCAACGAACGCAAAGGCGCCCACGAGACGGGCCAGTTCTTCCCACGCGTCATTAGGCATGACACGAATTTGAGTATCAGCAAGTTGCATGTGCCGGGCGAGTGGTCTAAGGGACCGTCAGCTTGA
- a CDS encoding Zinc-binding alcohol dehydrogenase domain-containing protein cipB, protein MKSTGFFTSSPKNVAAWALKSKERPLTVSSAPYTKPPKGHVVIKVYDVAVNPIDWILQEDDIFKSKYPTVFGSDAAGEISEVADDVKDFQIGTRVIAHCSRAPDSDLPSGATGAFQKYVVVQASAVAELPYKIPSSTGVVLPLGISTASAGLYQKDFLNLPYPVTDDKPKPLNRTLLVWGGSSSVGSCALQLAVASGVEVVTTCSENNFDYVKGLGAAAAFDYRGKDVEDQVVKWLDGKTVVGAYHAVGEGGAQAAARIVDRSKGKAIVVTVRGVPEKGVPSSVRMKAIGATAIFSNEVGPKIWREFLPKALKNGTIVPKPDPKIVGENLRSVQLGLDTQKKGVSAEKVVVSYIN, encoded by the exons ATGAAGAGCACCGGCTTCTTCACCAGCTCCCCCAAGAACGTCGCTGCCTGGGCCTTGAAGTCGAAGGAACGACCATTGACGGTCTCATCGGCGCCATACACCAAACCACCAAAGGGGCACGTCGTGATCAAAGTCTACGATGTCGCAGTCAATCCGATCGATTGGATTCTGCAAGAAGATGATATCTTCAAATCAAAGTACCCCACTGTCTTCGGTTCAGATGCAGCCGGAGAGATCTCCGAGGTGGCGGACGATGTGAAAGACTTCCAGATTGGGACCAGAGTGATAGC CCACTGCTCCCGCGCCCCAGACTCCGACCTTCCCAGCGGCGCCACCGGAGCCTTCCAGAAATACGTCGTAGTCCAGGCTTCAGCAGTAGCAGAACTACCCTACAAGATTCCCTCCTCCACCGGCGTCGTCCTGCCCCTCGGAATCTCCACAGCTTCCGCAGGACTCTACCAAAAGGACTTCCTAAACCTGCCCTACCCCGTCACAGACGACAAGCCCAAACCTCTCAACCGGACGCTCCTAGTCTGGGGCGGCAGCTCCAGCGTTGGATCCTGTGCACTCCAGCTCGCTGTCGCATCTGGCGTGGAAGTCGTCACGACATGTTCTGAGAATAATTTTGATTATGTGAAAGGACTTGGTGCAGCGGCGGCGTTCGATTACCGGGGAAAGGATGTGGAGGACCAGGTTGTGAAGTGGTTGGACGGGAAGACGGTGGTCGGCGCCTATCATGCTGTGGGTGAAGGTGGTGCGCAGGCGGCTGCGAGGATTGTGGATCGGAGTAAAGGCAAGGCGATTGTGGTGACGGTGCGAGGAGTGCCGGAGAAGGGGGTCCCGAGCAGTGTGAGGATGAAAGCTA TCGGTGCCACGGCTATCTTCTCGAACGAGGTCGGTCCCAAGATCTGGCGGGAGTTCCTACCCAAGGCGTTGAAGAATGGCACAATCGTACCCAAACCAGACCCCAAAATTGTTGGCGAGAATCTCAGATCGGTGCAGCTCGGTCTCGATACGCAGAAGAAAGGTGTCAGCGCTGAAAAGGTAGTCGTGTCATACATAAATTAA
- a CDS encoding Aquaglycerol porin AQY3 — translation MSGNRPNNGERQQTARSRLTNRTYGNDEYSLAGPQQGQPRADPHNTYYQEGYREMNPLMDNHYEDPNPSFSLARTFPHQVRFKNQRQNPDKKPAVQPEEKGEAETAPQVGESRQQRGSVQANDARRHDSYGRNSNTEQDNFDDQPTAEDEETGYQFPSIPQPPTPSRQFINRQSEDKTNLHPIPEDQVPDNESEYQDFRNQAAMEQGKPKPFNQWAKFRMHFQRPLAEWLGTTILIFIGISGNLSVVTSDFQTGSMQCMYWCWGFAVMLAIYIAGGGSGAFLNPSLTIMLSVFRGFPARRVPIYILVQLLGAYTGALLAFAVYRDDILHYSSGILDPASTGPYIYTQPKDWISNSTAFFTEMLGTAVIGCSILALGDSSNSPPGAGMHAFIIGLLTTTVTMSLGFSTGGCFNPVRDIGPRLAAITVGYPTSLFNAHQYWWIWGPCCATVTGALLGGLVYDLCIFKGGESPVNYSCGRWKQAGMEIEQKGHEVKTQGLEESCGMAKMLGLNKLADKIHGMEESDETDLEKGLSREGSAGSQKS, via the exons ATGTCAGGCAATAGACCAAACAACGGCGAACGCCAGCAAACTGCCAGAAGTAGGCTCACTAACAGGACCTATGGGAATGATGAATACTCACTGGCCGGGCCACAACAAGGGCAGCCCAGAGCTGACCCGCATAACACGTACTATCAAGAAGGATACCGAGAGATGAACCCTTTGATGGACAACCACTATGAAGATCCGAATCCCAGCTTCAGTTTGGCAAGGACTTTTCCGCATCAAGTGAGATTCAAGAACCAGAGGCAAAATCCCGACAAGAAGCCGGCGGTGCAGCCTGAAGAAAAAGGCGAGGCAGAGACGGCGCCTCAGGTTGGGGAGTCCCGACAGCAACGAGGCTCTGTTCAGGCGAATGATGCACGGCGGCATGACAGCTACGGGCGCAACAGCAACACTGAGCAGGATAACT TCGATGACCAACCAACTGCAGAAGACGAAGAAACAGGATATCAATTCCCCTCAATACCGCAACCACCAACACCCTCCCGCCAATTTATAAATCGACAATCCGAAGACAAAACCAACCTCCACCCAATCCCCGAAGACCAAGTCCCCGACAATGAATCCGAATACCAAGACTTCCGAAACCAAGCCGCAATGGAACAAGGCAAACCCAAACCCTTCAACCAATGGGCCAAATTCCGCATGCACTTCCAACGGCCCCTGGCAGAATGGCTCGGCACCACCATCCTCATCTTCATCGGCATCAGCGGCAACCTCTCCGTCGTAACCTCCGACTTTCAAACCGGGAGCATGCAATGCATGTACTGGTGCTGGGGCTTCGCCGTCATGCTGGCAATCTACATCGCCGGTGGCGGCAGCGGTGCTTTCCTCAACCCTTCCCTAACAATCATGCTCTCCGTCTTCCGCGGTTTCCCAGCACGGCGTGTCCCCATCTACATCCTCGTCCAGCTCCTCGGCGCCTACACCGGCGCGCTCCTCGCCTTCGCCGTCTACCGCGACGACATCCTCCACTACTCCAGCGGCATCCTCGACCCCGCATCAACGGGGCCATACATTTACACCCAGCCCAAGGACTGGATTTCCAACTCGACCGCCTTCTTCACCGAAATGCTCGGCACAGCCGTGATAGGCTGCTCCATCCTGGCCCTAGGTGATTCCTCCAACTCCCCGCCCGGAGCCGGAATGCACGCCTTCATAATCGGCCTCCTAACCACCACCGTCACCATGTCCCTCGGCTTCAGCACAGGCGGCTGCTTCAACCCTGTCCGCGACATTGGCCCCCGCCTCGCCGCCATAACAGTAGGCTACCCCACCTCCCTCTTCAACGCGCACCAGTACTGGTGGATCTGGGGACCTTGCTGCGCGACGGTAACGGGCGCGTTGCTGGGCGGGTTGGTGTATGATTTGTGTATTTTCAAGGGCGGGGAGAGTCCGGTGAATTATTCGTGCGGGAGGTGGAAGCAGGCGGGGATGGAGATCGAGCAGAAGGGACATGAGGTGAAGACGCAGGGGTTGGAGGAGAGTTGTGGCATGGCGAAGATGTTGGGGTTGAATAAGTTGGCGGATAAGATTCATGGGATGGAAGAGTCGGATGAGACGGATTTGGAGAAGGGGTTGAGCAGGGAGGGGAGCGCGGGAAGTCAGAAGTCGTGA
- a CDS encoding V-type ATPase assembly factor PKR1 produces MADFLANLWESVFTAGPTPTLLVATNVTFGALQILLAGLLFATYSIHFAILSVLSGGLWWSTNWFATELQQAQAKEAEAERLRRRQKQDEADDEGEDTEVEDAGRMKESFTFEPTKGDEKIRKEILDAMGAAPATGSQAVPGGVQTRQRKVEEGNVSASEISTDSEWEKVEGR; encoded by the coding sequence ATGGCAGACTTCCTCGCCAACCTCTGGGAGTCCGTCTTCACCGCCGGTCCCACCCCAACCCTCCTCGTAGCAACCAACGTAACCTTCGGCGCTCTCCAAATCCTCCTTGCCGGCCTCCTCTTCGCAACCTACAGCATCCACTTCGCTATCCTCTCAGTCCTGTCGGGCGGTCTCTGGTGGAGCACAAACTGGTTCGCGACAGAGTTACAGCAAGCACAAGCAAAAGAGGCCGAAGCAGAGCGTCTACGGCGGAGGCAGAAGCAAGATGAGGCAGACGATGAGGGAGAAGATACCGAGGTGGAGGATGCGGGGCGTATGAAGGAGAGCTTTACGTTTGAGCCGACGAAGGGAGACGAGAAGATACGGAAGGAGATATTGGATGCCATGGGAGCGGCGCCGGCGACTGGGTCGCAGGCTGTGCCGGGAGGTGTGCAGACTAGGCAGAGGAAAGTGGAGGAGGGAAATGTCAGTGCGAGTGAGATAAGTACGGACAGTGAGTGGGAGAAGGTTGAGGGACGGTGA
- a CDS encoding Acyl-CoA ligase sidI: protein MSPHSTLAEGRGGELDLPIVTLQELFTGLAEDFPDKTALICRHQSADFLHQTSESSNVPSPCLRWTHSQLYDAGHLLATRLHALGLRNGMRIAAFLRNGAQFAVGLYAAALLGAVFVPINPAMAGKPEEVDHMLHTADASALLAWDVDMAKALDRALSEGHAAKLMVKAICNTADTCPDGWHKLEALLDPNSGYDQLPLEDANKAHLDDLAVIIFTSGTTSRPKGVKQLHRTLVAAVRSSTQNHALDSSRSFCDNLPSFHIFGITYMLNWWSAGGSVCFPSELFDPEATLQAINDEKLTNIAGVPTMYQAMIRAKASMNVSMESVLAAQISGTALSPEILKQISQGLGVQKVATSFGMSEATPLCAVPYRDLPYDFSKSELVCLGKPGPGARIRICKPNSREVVERGESGELHAGGLMVTNGYLGGAKGEFYEDDGTSWLVSGDQAVMEPSGEIFVMGRYKDLIIRGGENISPASIEAVVDTLPGITSQVIGVPDEIAGEVPLAIIKPTTGDAIDKYGVREVVAKRMGELYIPAETISIQDLGIEDFPKTDSGKVQKAELRGVVANFLSNRDEQENATNRSSSNQDTLHQVWSDLLGMSKAKLDVSTSILDLADSITIMRASSKIKRKMGHVLTTGEVVEYPTIEQQAELLDSRDGTMCKSPNTPPVAIRQGPPGVSDMAHALGNPRSVEHARMAFESVASELGLSWEQDVEDVVPIWDFGQVLLRRLRAQSWNHRHAWVATKASAKQLRSALETALTHQPMLRTMAAQPEGSPPLHYIVRPSETWFNAVITEVDAVENAEDLRTLCLNDPKLDFAASPGPLFRAIIVPIKGTGTAGLVYQAQHSCFDGLSIPNLREDLKTILSEGQNASIAPRTPYKVFADALLLHRSSAQANADVEYHVRRLRGLGKMEQSFWPIQRAPEWFKGNFADAADDLIKKRPLIDGDKSIGVDGVTKRTKLPHLQKLIKEHGFSAPAILKTALALLNSHYTNTNIAIFTNYDAGRNWPFLSPWIAEHLPNAMDINGPTFEAVLNNITIDPNESVLTMISSINNEQTLLTKHAHAPLFEIQKQLGNDVPAGTDLTDIMRRQIFNWLPGLKEAMSESDDSPLKRTQVQSRSDVGILWNCGMLDQEMFQMNASYDDAQLRKAEVEEAVERLFGIARWITEPGNWEKGVGECSKEKS from the coding sequence ATGTCGCCACATTCGACACTGGCTGAAGGCAGGGGAGGAGAATTGGACCTCCCTATTGTGACCCTCCAGGAACTGTTCACTGGCCTAGCAGAAGACTTCCCAGACAAGACTGCTCTCATCTGCAGACACCAATCAGCAGACTTTCTACATCAAACTTCAGAATCTTCCAACGTTCCCTCACCATGTCTACGCTGGACTCACTCCCAACTTTACGACGCAGGGCACTTGCTAGCCACTAGGCTTCACGCACTGGGCCTGCGAAATGGTATGCGAATAGCTGCCTTCCTAAGAAATGGCGCACAGTTCGCTGTTGGCCTCTATGCTGCAGCTCTGCTGGGTGCAGTCTTCGTTCCCATCAATCCAGCTATGGCGGGCAAGCCGGAGGAAGTGGACCATATGCTTCATACAGCCGATGCGAGCGCTTTGTTAGCATGGGATGTCGATATGGCGAAGGCCCTGGATCGAGCTTTGAGTGAAGGACACGCCGCCAAGCTTATGGTCAAGGCCATCTGTAACACCGCAGATACATGTCCTGACGGTTGGCACAAGCTGGAGGCCCTACTGGATCCCAATTCTGGCTACGATCAGCTGCCACTTGAAGATGCAAACAAGGCGCATCTGGATGACCTGGCCGTGATCATTTTCACAAGCGGTACAACTTCGCGTCCCAAAGGCGTCAAGCAGCTCCACAGGACTCTAGTCGCTGCAGTACGCTCTTCTACCCAGAACCATGCACTTGACTCTTCACGAAGCTTTTGCGACAACTTACCTTCCTTCCACATCTTTGGAATCACCTACATGCTGAACTGGTGGAGTGCTGGAGGTAGCGTCTGCTTCCCTTCAGAACTGTTCGACCCTGAAGCTACACTCCAAGCTATCAACGATGAAAAGCTCACCAATATCGCTGGCGTTCCAACGATGTATCAGGCCATGATTCGAGCGAAGGCGAGTATGAATGTAAGCATGGAGTCCGTACTTGCTGCTCAGATATCTGGAACAGCGCTTTCGCCGGAGATCTTGAAGCAGATCAGTCAGGGTCTGGGTGTACAAAAAGTTGCTACTTCGTTCGGTATGAGTGAGGCAACTCCGCTCTGCGCAGTCCCTTATCGGGACCTACCATACGACTTCAGCAAGAGTGAGCTCGTGTGCCTTGGCAAACCCGGCCCTGGAGCTAGAATCAGGATCTGCAAACCCAACTCCCGTGAAGTTGTCGAGAGAGGCGAATCGGGCGAGCTACATGCTGGAGGTCTCATGGTCACCAATGGATATCTCGGAGGCGCGAAAGGCGAGTTTTACGAAGACGACGGGACCTCGTGGCTCGTGTCTGGAGACCAAGCCGTGATGGAGCCGAGTGGAGAGATCTTCGTTATGGGCCGATACAAAGACCTGATCATACGAGGTGGGGAGAACATCTCGCCAGCATCAATTGAAGCAGTGGTGGATACTCTGCCAGGCATCACTTCCCAGGTCATTGGGGTGCCTGATGAGATTGCGGGTGAGGTTCCGCTTGCCATCATCAAGCCTACGACTGGAGATGCCATCGACAAGTATGGGGTGAGGGAAGTAGTTGCAAAACGAATGGGCGAGCTGTACATACCCGCCGAAACCATTAGTATCCAGGACCTAGGGATCGAAGACTTCCCAAAGACTGATTCCGGCAAGGTCCAGAAAGCGGAGCTGCGAGGTGTTGTTGCGAACTTCCTGAGCAATCGAGACGAGCAGGAGAATGCGACGAATCGTTCCAGCTCCAATCAGGATACACTCCATCAGGTGTGGTCAGATTTACTCGGCATGTCGAAGGCGAAGCTCGATGTGTCCACCTCAATTCTGGACCTCGCGGACAGCATCACGATCATGCGGGCTAGTAGTAAGATCAAACGCAAGATGGGACATGTGCTCACCACAGGGGAAGTCGTTGAATACCCTACGATCGAGCAGCAGGCAGAGCTCCTCGATAGTCGCGACGGAACCATGTGCAAATCCCCAAATACCCCACCAGTGGCAATACGGCAAGGTCCACCTGGTGTGAGTGATATGGCTCATGCTCTCGGTAACCCTCGAAGTGTCGAACATGCAAGGATGGCATTCGAAAGCGTTGCATCCGAGCTTGGCTTATCATGGGAGCAAGATGTGGAAGACGTCGTGCCGATATGGGATTTCGGACAGGTTTTGTTGCGCCGGCTTCGTGCACAGTCGTGGAACCATCGACATGCCTGGGTTGCAACGAAGGCGAGTGCTAAGCAGTTGAGGTCTGCATTGGAGACTGCTTTGACACACCAACCGATGCTTCGCACTATGGCAGCACAGCCGGAGGGCTCACCACCGTTGCATTACATCGTTCGGCCAAGCGAGACATGGTTCAACGCTGTCATCACGGAGGTCGATGCCGTGGAGAATGCAGAAGATCTACGCACGTTGTGTTTGAATGATCCGAAGCTCGACTTTGCTGCATCGCCTGGTCCACTTTTCCGAGCGATCATAGTTCCGATCAAAGGGACTGGCACAGCTGGGCTGGTATACCAAGCTCAGCATTCGTGTTTCGATGGATTGTCTATACCGAATCTCCGCGAGGACTTGAAGACAATACTATCTGAGGGTCAGAATGCCAGCATAGCGCCACGGACGCCCTACAAAGTATTCGCCGATGCACTACTCCTTCACCGCAGCTCGGCTCAAGCGAACGCTGATGTTGAGTATCATGTACGCCGTCTTCGAGGGCTAGGCAAGATGGAGCAGTCATTCTGGCCAATCCAACGAGCCCCAGAATGGTTCAAAGGCAACTTCGCCGATGCAGCAGATGACCTTATCAAGAAGCGGCCCCTAATAGACGGCGACAAGAGCATTGGTGTCGACGGCGTAACAAAACGAACTAAACTCCCACACCTTCAAAAGCTGATCAAGGAACATGGCTTCAGTGCTCCAGCAATCCTAAAGACTGCTCTTGCACTCCTCAACAGCCACTACACCAACACCAACATCGCCATTTTCACCAACTACGACGCAGGCCGCAACTGGCCCTTCCTATCACCCTGGATTGCCGAACACCTTCCCAACGCCATGGACATCAACGGTCCCACCTTTGAAGCAGTCCTCAACAACATCACAATCGACCCCAACGAATCAGTCCTTACAATGATCTCCAGCATCAATAATGAACAAACTCTCCTCACCAAACACGCCCACGCTCCCCTCTTCGAGATACAAAAGCAGCTCGGCAATGATGTGCCGGCAGGTACCGACCTCACCGACATCATGCGCCGGCAGATCTTCAACTGGCTTCCAGGCCTCAAAGAGGCAATGAGTGAATCGGATGACTCGCCATTGAAGCGAACCCAGGTGCAGTCGAGGAGCGATGTTGGGATTCTGTGGAACTGTGGGATGTTGGATCAGGAGATGTTTCAGATGAATGCTAGTTATGATGATGCGCAGCTGAGGAAAGCTGAGGTGGAGGAGGCGGTGGAGAGGTTGTTTGGGATTGCGAGGTGGATTACTGAGCCTGGGAATTGGGAGAAGGGGGTTGGGGAGTGTTCGAAGGAGAAGTCATGA
- a CDS encoding Type I acyl-CoA thioesterase, protein MAGPFVIREHTFEGQHIREYPRALASNQEDVVWLHAKSYTPHEVDNGSAAGDMTIIAYHANAIQKKAYEPFFETLYRNLKERQGLVPSSIWIADQAAQGTSALLSDETLGNDPSWFDHSRDVLAMTNTFRKHIKKSLVAIGHSMGGVQAIGTSHLHPNLFDAVVMMDSPISLNYSPSLGAMVNYALGRVETYDTREQAEQAIRKSPVFEGWSKQALQRHIETAFHDSPTVAIPNRKIKPTNTKHAEITSLTRPNVGHMGVSGELSDAQRAVHPDVDPKAPLTGPVYNPYPRQAWNLLPSLRPCALFVCGEGSRVCRTNEIEERQNLTGTAPGGSGGAAVGKVASVTVPGGHFMPMTNMDGTAEAIASWLRVEVDRYLKRRNEVVGTWMRKDLPEKQKLDVGVEKTLRSWDGKPWAKPEPRVQKSRL, encoded by the coding sequence ATGGCTGGCCCATTTGTGATCAGAGAACACACCTTTGAAGGACAGCACATCCGGGAATATCCAAGAGCGTTAGCATCGAACCAGGAAGATGTCGTCTGGCTGCACGCGAAGAGCTACACACCTCATGAAGTCGACAATGGCAGCGCCGCCGGCGATATGACGATCATAGCATACCATGCCAATGCCATTCAGAAGAAGGCATACGAGCCCTTCTTCGAAACTCTTTATCGCAACCTCAAAGAGCGCCAAGGTCTTGTCCCAAGCAGTATCTGGATCGCGGATCAAGCAGCTCAGGGTACCAGTGCTCTGCTAAGTGACGAAACGCTCGGTAACGATCCCAGCTGGTTCGATCATTCGCGAGATGTTCTGGCAATGACTAACACTTTCCGCAAGCACATAAAGAAGTCTCTCGTGGCGATCGGACACTCGATGGGTGGAGTTCAAGCAATTGGCACATCACACTTGCATCCGAATCTGTTCGATGCTGTTGTCATGATGGACTCTCCCATTAGTCTCAACTATTCACCGTCATTAGGTGCGATGGTGAATTATGCTCTTGGCCGAGTCGAGACATATGACACTAGGGAGCAGGCGGAGCAGGCTATTCGCAAGAGTCCTGTTTTCGAAGGATGGAGCAAGCAAGCCTTGCAGCGCCATATCGAAACGGCTTTCCACGATTCGCCAACTGTTGCTATACCCAACCGCAAGATCAAGCCAACAAACACAAAGCATGCTGAAATTACCTCATTGACGAGGCCTAACGTCGGGCACATGGGCGTCTCTGGCGAGCTCTCTGACGCACAGCGTGCTGTACATCCTGATGTCGACCCGAAGGCGCCTTTGACTGGCCCGGTCTATAACCCATACCCACGACAAGCATGGAACCTGCTCCCAAGTCTCCGTCCATGCGCCCTATTCGTCTGTGGAGAGGGATCGCGTGTATGCCGGACAAACGAGATCGAGGAGCGACAGAACTTGACCGGCACGGCGCCAGGAGGTAGTGGCGGAGCAGCGGTTGGGAAGGTCGCTTCGGTGACGGTTCCTGGCGGCCACTTTATGCCTATGACCAATATGGATGGAACGGCAGAAGCGATAGCGTCCTGGCTACGGGTGGAGGTTGATAGATACCTGAAGCGGAGGAATGAAGTCGTGGGTACTTGGATGCGGAAGGACCTGCCGGAGAAGCAGAAGCTCGATGTAGGTGTTGAGAAGACTTTGAGGAGTTGGGATGGGAAGCCTTGGGCGAAGCCGGAGCCACGGGTGCAGAAGAGTCGACTTTGA